From the genome of Cedecea lapagei, one region includes:
- a CDS encoding ABC transporter permease produces the protein MIFPGRALTRRPRRLISGDGVLGGFLLGTVILLALVAPWLPLPDPLTNNLAETFLPPGSETASGMHWLGTDQLGRDLLSRILAGTRLSLMVVLLAAAIAAVIGTLLGMLAGYIGGWLDAVIMRLMDIQLAVPFILLILLVMALFGTSLENIILIMGVTSWAIYARVARAKTLELRELEYIEAVRAMGFSTPRILLRHILPNLATPLVVLLTLDIPRLIVLEASIGFLGMGIQPPTPTLGNLIGEGRSYMLLAEWLVLWPGIIIAALVVGCNLLGDSLLRKTDTRLD, from the coding sequence ATGATTTTCCCAGGACGCGCCCTGACCCGTCGCCCTCGTCGCCTGATTTCAGGTGACGGCGTGCTGGGGGGCTTTTTGCTCGGTACGGTCATTCTGCTGGCGCTGGTAGCCCCGTGGCTGCCATTGCCTGACCCGTTAACCAACAACCTGGCGGAGACCTTCCTGCCGCCGGGCAGCGAAACGGCGAGCGGCATGCACTGGCTTGGCACCGATCAGCTCGGGCGCGATTTGCTGTCAAGGATCCTGGCGGGTACCCGCCTTTCCCTGATGGTGGTACTACTGGCGGCGGCAATTGCCGCCGTTATCGGCACGCTGCTGGGGATGCTGGCAGGCTACATTGGCGGCTGGCTGGATGCCGTCATAATGCGCCTGATGGATATTCAGCTGGCGGTGCCGTTTATTTTGCTGATTTTGCTGGTGATGGCGCTGTTTGGCACTTCGTTGGAAAACATTATTCTGATCATGGGTGTAACCAGCTGGGCGATTTACGCCCGCGTGGCGCGCGCCAAAACGCTCGAGTTGCGTGAGCTGGAATATATTGAAGCGGTGCGCGCGATGGGCTTTTCCACGCCGCGCATTTTGCTGCGCCACATCCTCCCTAACCTCGCTACGCCGCTGGTTGTGCTGCTGACGCTGGATATCCCGAGGCTTATTGTGCTCGAAGCCTCGATTGGTTTCCTCGGCATGGGTATTCAGCCTCCCACCCCAACCCTTGGCAACCTGATTGGTGAAGGGCGATCCTATATGCTGCTGGCGGAATGGCTTGTCCTGTGGCCTGGGATAATTATTGCGGCGCTGGTAGTCGGCTGTAACCTGCTCGGCGATAGCCTGCTGCGTAAAACCGACACGAGGCTAGACTGA
- a CDS encoding GntR family transcriptional regulator — MLDLEKAQRMSLTMQVEARLKSALIVGTLKPGARLVTKEIAEQLGTSITPVREALLRLVSSGALDATPAQAFLVPEISLGRYHEITTIRKNLEGMAVEQAARYMDKTKLARLKQLCDAFLEAKHVSVEAALQANREFRFQLFEYAEMPTLTVLIEQLWVRIGPCFNYLYPQSEEMSQRHHNYDDLLEALAEKDEKRSVKAIHKAIDDGADILRRQYFG; from the coding sequence ATGCTTGACTTAGAAAAAGCGCAAAGAATGAGTTTAACCATGCAAGTTGAGGCACGGTTAAAGAGTGCGTTGATTGTCGGAACCTTAAAACCCGGCGCAAGATTAGTGACCAAAGAGATTGCTGAACAGCTTGGTACCAGCATTACGCCGGTGCGTGAGGCGCTTTTGCGCCTGGTCTCTTCCGGGGCGCTTGATGCTACGCCAGCGCAGGCTTTTTTGGTGCCGGAAATTTCTCTGGGGCGTTACCATGAAATTACGACCATTCGTAAAAATCTGGAAGGTATGGCTGTAGAGCAGGCCGCGCGCTATATGGACAAAACCAAGCTCGCCCGCCTGAAGCAACTTTGTGATGCGTTTCTTGAAGCAAAACATGTCAGCGTTGAGGCGGCGCTTCAGGCCAACCGGGAGTTTCGTTTCCAGCTGTTCGAGTACGCAGAGATGCCAACGCTCACCGTGTTAATTGAGCAGCTTTGGGTGCGCATCGGCCCGTGCTTTAATTATCTCTACCCGCAGTCGGAAGAAATGAGTCAAAGACATCACAATTACGACGATCTTCTGGAGGCATTGGCCGAAAAGGACGAGAAACGCAGCGTGAAAGCAATTCATAAAGCGATTGATGACGGTGCGGATATTTTGCGCCGCCAGTACTTTGGCTAA
- a CDS encoding ABC transporter substrate-binding protein: MKASGRKLATLAVLISLVTPFSYASELVIAQPASATAMDPGFLKEAATLVDNIFDTLVLRDKNMQLQPGLATSWKALDDTTWQFDLRPGVTFTNGEPVNAAAVKFSIDRILDPANHAPTISYIRTIKSVEVSGDYQVRIHTDGPDPLLPTRMSRYPTYIVPPAYVSKVGAAEFARKPIGSGAYTLKEFIPDERVVMQANPHYWRGKPTIDQVTWRPIPEATARITALLTGEVQLVDSVPADLVATLKNKPGIHLEQVKGGGLTIYLGLKNGEKPLSDARVRQALSLALNRQAYTSQLLHGFGTPTGTMAGAKDFGYLNVPAPEQDVAKAKALLKEAGYPDGFTLKFQAPRRYIASAEVAQAIVQDLAAIGVKAQLEVPEWSVYTQQVASGKQAEMYMLAWGSTQTLDADAALYPILHSGEPYSTVSNPELDKLLNASRSTVDAKKREVILQDIQKVVAKEQPLIPLYREDSLYANSDNLTFTGRADARIPLFDLRLK, encoded by the coding sequence ATGAAAGCATCCGGCCGTAAACTCGCAACTCTGGCTGTATTAATTAGCCTGGTAACCCCCTTTAGCTACGCAAGTGAATTAGTTATAGCCCAACCTGCTTCCGCCACCGCGATGGATCCCGGTTTTCTTAAAGAAGCCGCCACCCTGGTGGACAATATTTTCGATACTCTTGTGCTGCGTGATAAAAACATGCAGCTTCAGCCGGGCCTGGCCACTTCCTGGAAAGCGCTGGATGATACGACATGGCAATTTGACCTGCGTCCTGGAGTGACCTTCACCAACGGTGAACCGGTAAACGCCGCGGCGGTAAAATTCTCCATCGACCGCATTCTTGACCCGGCAAACCACGCGCCAACCATTTCATATATCCGCACTATCAAGTCCGTGGAAGTCAGCGGAGACTACCAGGTTCGCATTCATACCGACGGCCCGGATCCGCTGCTGCCAACGCGCATGAGCCGTTATCCGACCTATATCGTTCCTCCTGCCTATGTAAGTAAAGTCGGTGCTGCAGAATTTGCACGAAAACCTATTGGTAGTGGAGCATATACTTTAAAAGAATTTATACCAGATGAACGTGTCGTTATGCAGGCTAATCCACACTATTGGCGTGGCAAACCGACTATTGACCAGGTGACCTGGCGCCCAATCCCGGAGGCGACGGCCCGCATCACCGCCTTATTAACCGGGGAGGTCCAGCTGGTTGACAGCGTACCAGCCGACCTGGTAGCGACGCTAAAAAATAAGCCTGGCATACATCTTGAGCAGGTAAAAGGCGGCGGGCTGACGATCTATCTCGGCCTGAAGAATGGTGAGAAACCTTTAAGTGATGCCCGCGTGCGTCAGGCGCTGTCGCTGGCGCTGAATCGTCAAGCCTACACCAGCCAGCTGCTGCATGGTTTTGGCACGCCAACCGGCACCATGGCTGGCGCGAAGGACTTTGGGTATCTGAATGTCCCGGCACCTGAGCAGGATGTCGCCAAAGCCAAAGCGTTGCTTAAGGAAGCCGGTTATCCGGACGGTTTCACTCTCAAATTCCAGGCCCCGCGCCGCTATATTGCCAGTGCCGAAGTGGCCCAGGCGATCGTGCAGGATCTGGCCGCTATCGGCGTGAAGGCACAGCTTGAGGTTCCTGAATGGTCGGTTTACACCCAGCAGGTCGCCTCTGGTAAACAGGCGGAGATGTATATGCTGGCGTGGGGTTCAACCCAGACGCTGGACGCCGATGCCGCGCTGTACCCTATTCTGCACTCCGGCGAGCCGTACTCCACGGTCAGCAATCCCGAGCTGGATAAACTGCTGAACGCCAGCCGCTCCACAGTTGATGCGAAAAAGCGTGAAGTTATCCTGCAGGATATCCAGAAAGTGGTCGCTAAAGAGCAGCCGCTTATCCCGTTATACCGCGAGGACTCTCTGTACGCCAATAGCGATAACCTGACCTTTACCGGCAGGGCCGACGCGCGTATCCCGCTGTTTGACCTGAGGCTGAAATGA
- a CDS encoding ABC transporter permease, whose translation MLRYILSRFAQAVLVMFGVSLLIFYSLHLTGDPAAVMMPPGSSQQEIENFRHAMGFDRPLLWQYGHYLNGLLHGDLGLSLRYEQPVTELIAQRVPATLLLAVSALTWSTVVGLLLGLVSAVWRNSFWDLLARLLAFSGQAVPVFWLGLLMIIWFSLHLRWLPSSGYGTFSHLIMPAISLGAYYMSAIARLVRASLIDVLAQDYIRTAQAKGLSSWRILIRHGLRNALIPVVTVQGMYFASLLGGALVTEIIFAWPGIGRLAVQAIQNRDFPLVQAIVLLAALVFVVVNLIIDLLYVVLNPRIRL comes from the coding sequence ATGCTGCGTTACATCCTTTCACGCTTCGCCCAGGCCGTGCTGGTGATGTTCGGCGTCTCGCTGCTGATCTTTTACAGTCTGCACCTGACCGGCGACCCGGCTGCGGTCATGATGCCGCCCGGCTCTTCCCAGCAGGAAATTGAAAACTTTCGCCATGCCATGGGCTTTGACCGCCCGCTGCTCTGGCAATATGGACATTATTTGAACGGCCTGCTGCATGGCGATCTCGGTCTGTCGCTACGCTACGAGCAGCCAGTTACCGAGCTTATCGCCCAGCGCGTGCCTGCTACGCTGCTGCTGGCCGTTTCTGCTCTGACGTGGAGTACCGTCGTTGGCCTGCTGCTCGGCCTCGTCAGCGCGGTCTGGCGCAACAGCTTCTGGGATTTACTGGCCCGCCTGCTCGCCTTTAGCGGTCAGGCTGTGCCCGTTTTCTGGCTGGGGCTGCTGATGATTATCTGGTTCAGCCTGCATCTGCGCTGGCTGCCCTCGAGCGGCTACGGCACTTTCAGCCATCTGATCATGCCGGCGATTAGCCTTGGGGCCTATTACATGAGCGCCATCGCCCGTCTGGTTCGCGCCAGTCTGATAGACGTTCTCGCCCAGGATTACATCCGCACGGCGCAGGCTAAAGGGCTTAGCTCCTGGCGTATCCTGATTCGTCACGGCCTGCGCAATGCGCTGATCCCGGTGGTCACCGTCCAGGGAATGTATTTTGCCTCCCTGCTGGGCGGTGCGCTGGTGACCGAAATTATCTTTGCCTGGCCCGGCATCGGACGTCTTGCGGTACAGGCGATTCAGAACCGCGATTTCCCGCTGGTGCAGGCGATTGTCCTGCTGGCCGCGCTGGTGTTTGTGGTGGTC